In Myotis daubentonii chromosome 11, mMyoDau2.1, whole genome shotgun sequence, the genomic window tcttaagTGCTAAGACTTTTAAGATCCTAAAATAGCctaatcatttcttcaaaaacAGTTGTTGCCTATTATGTACCAtacttttaattttacaaaacTCATCTCATGGTTTTCACCTGAACATGTTGAGAAggcaatgaaaaaaagaaacttacaACAGCCATGAAGTCTACATATACAACTAAAAAGTTGAATTTGAAACATTTTCTAATCACCCCCCCTATAGGATTTCTAACTATGGCTTAAAAACCCAATGAACAAGTGGAAGTTTCCCTCTGtacatggcttttattatttacataataCAATATAGCATCAATGCTGGGTAGCATGATTATGTGCAATACATAAATATGAACTATCTGTACACATCTGCAAATCTAACTCAGAACTAAGGTACAAAGATTTGAAAGCAAAATTGAGTGCTTTAAGAACAAAAGTAAAACTAAGACTGAACACTGCAATAAATCAGAAGTAGTGCCTCGTGTACATACTTAactatttacagatgaaaacaggCATTACCACAACACTAATCTAACTATactcatttatatataaaaaacacaagTTTCATATATCACAGAAAACCTTCCATTATAACACAGAAGTGATATTACCAGACAAGCATCAATGAAGTATACTGCCTCTTCTAGTTGTTATTGTACAATGCTGTAAATAATGCAGCCCATGCAACACACCCAAGAACACTAGTCCTATACCCAAGTACAATTAATATGATAAAGCAGCCCTCTGCAAGTGGTGCTGGATACCACTAAGAAGTCTACTGCAGCCATGTTGGTTATGATTTTCCATGCAGAAGGGTACAGTTACATTAACTGAAGTCTTTTAAAAAAGCTCTAAACATTCTTTCTTCAACCAAAACATTCAACAAAAGATGCACATGAAAAATTAACTGTTCAGATACCTTTGCAACTTAAAATTCAGATGCATGTTACTCAACAGAGCTGCTGTATGTGAAAACCAAATGCAgagttttaatttcttcttgtaaACAAATTAATCCTAGTGCAGTTCTGTGCTACACATTTTTAGCTATGAGTAAGTAATGCAGACATCTTCTGGTGCAGGTCAACAATAAGCTTCAAAGATAGCTCCAGACCCTGTTGCTTGATGGTTTTACTCATAACCAGTTGCAATGTTTACCTTTCACAGAATGTCTTTGCCAGCTTTTAGGCCAATTAGCCATGCTTATATATGGCATCAAATACTGGTTTCATGGAAAGTTCTGATCCTCTTTTATCACCTTCTTCCTGCTTCCAAAGAACATGTTGTGAAAATTAACAGTGAAGTTTAACTATGGTAGAAGTAGACTGCCAGTCCTTTTCTGGTGTaccattttttttagaaaaatacaggCACATAACACTAGCCAAAGATTATACCTTGATACATTCCCAAGAGGCAGATATGCTGCAAACATGCAGAGATTTCATGTTTTGTTTGGCACGTGGGAGCTAAATTTTGTCCCTGTTATCTGTGAAATTCAATTTGATATGCAGATTTCCATCCAATTTTATTCAAGGGAGGGCATATACATTTTGGAGGGCTGTATCTATCCAATTCTGCCTGTAACAAACACCCAAACATcctaaaatatcaattataaGACAGACAAGTAGTATAAAGTAAAACTCTGGAGAACATCAAAGGAAAATGGCCATGCATCTGCTCTTTAATGTTTTCCTacgatatattaaaataaaaacaaagtttcagTCTCTTCACAAGTAGTAATTTATATTCTCTGGATTTTTTCAGCCACAACAACTGGattctcttttctgatttttgcTGCAGCTTCTGCTTTGTAATCATACGGACAGTTGTGCTTGTCAGAGTAACGGTGAAGTCCACAAAACAAATTTCCACATCGGCAGTCAAACCCTGTACACACAAGAGGAAGCAGAGTCACTTGGGAACttgtagtaattaaaaggaaaagaaaaaagacttacTCACTAtagaaaaggaaccctctttcATGGCTCTTTGCAACAAGACAAAGTCTGTCACTTCAAATTGTGAAACAGCTTTTAAACCACCTTTGACATGGTGAGAAATTCAAGTAACTATTCTTCCACAAACTCCCATAGATATCACACAGGGTAGAAATTACACAGGCTCTGGAATCAGAATGACCTGGATTTAAATCCTCCTTCTACTGTATGTTAACTAGGTAGTTTCATGTGAAAACAAGACAACcaattaaagaaaactaaaaagtatCTAGAATATTTTGTACCTGGCTCAAAGTAGGCACTATTTAGTTCCACTTCCTTTTTCACGGGAGAACAAAGGAAAGAATCAAAAGGAACGTATTTTTATCAATCCAATAAAGGAAAGTAATTCATAAGGCCTCAAGTTAAAGGATTTCATGTGATTAGGGAGACAAATGGAAATCAAACTAAACTTCCTTCCATTATCCCCCTTTGTAGTCCATTCCAGAAGCTTTCTATTACTGAAAGTTGGGATCCTGAAATTTCCCAATAATTATTTTGCCGTTAAAACAAGTGctttattatcttattttagaAGATctggaagattttattttatgtgttaaGACCAATCAGCCCCTTATGAAGAGACCAGGAGCTCCTTGTTGAACCCTAGCTGTAAAATATAGAGTCTATTATATTGTTTAATACCTGTAAGGCCAACTTTCTTTCTGCACATGAAACATCTATTCTTCTTTGGTTTGGGTAACTCAGGAGCTTTTTCTTCACTTTGAGAAGTACTAGGTTGAGAAACTGATGAACTGGGCTGAGTAACAACTGAAAAACAAGGGTACAAATTAGAAATTTGTCAAGAGTTCACTGACTGCTAATTAACCAATTAGCTaagctgaaaaaaataaacacacctatgactttttacttttatatcagAACTTTCAAATATAAGAATTTCTTGCCAATCAAAATACTACTTGTTCagctaaattttataaaattatcacCCCACTCAAATTCCTTTTAAACTCCTCTAAGCAGCTAGTACTAAGAAACAAAACCCCAATTCTAAAAGTTTTTAAAGACCTAAGAGATGTTGGCCACATGCTGTTTTTCCATGTTGCAATTGCCTACATATAAACGTCTTAATTAGGGCTGCTGAAATTCATTACTACTAAGTAAATAAAGTTAGCAACTTCTGAGGTACTTGACTATAAAAATGTCCATTTGGTTTTAGACTTACAGGAAAAAGATTGTGTAGGTAAAACCAGTAAATTTTGACAAGTGAAGCCCAAATCATTAATCACTATCTTCTGATCCTAAAATGTCACAATAATTATTTTGCCATTATAATAAGTGTTTTAGTGTCTTCTTCAGTAGATCtggaagatttcttttttaagttttttttgaAAGATTAGCAAACATTGTCTTTAGGACAACATAAGTACTTGTGCAGTTTTGACTTTAGACTGTTAAGGATTTTATagacaaaactaaaaaaattttttattttcattaaaagtcCACTTGTCTACATGAAATCAACAGAATTTGTCAGTATGAAGGTAAAACTGCAGATTACTGGAGTTAAGCCCATATTACCACCACTAGTCATTTACCAAATCtaattatacttttataaaattcATCTACATTAGAAGCACTGTAAACTGAGTTTTAATATTAATCCAAACCCCAACAATAGCAAATTAATGTATGCGATGCTAAAATTACTGCCTAAATAGGCCAGCACCAATGCTAGTAGCAGTAAGTCCAAACTCTAGAGACAAGCCAATTGGTGCAACTTATTCTAAaaattctccccaaattcataaCTCATTTGCATTAGTAATTTATTCAGTGAGATTAATAGATTAACAGAATATTCCACCTATTACTTATTCCTAACAATCTACTATGACAACCTCAATATAATTTTTCCTGATGGTATGACAAtagtttgggggaggggaagagtgaTAGCCATTTCCTTGGCCACACCTGAAAACTAAACAGTGGTTCTGTAAAGATAAGGAggggtttaaaaaagaaaaaaagatagaaaaaggcAGAGAAACCGTGAACTACAGAATTCCTACGAAGAGAGAATAAATGCAGAGACTAGCTACAGATCTAACCCAGAAGAGTACTGTTTCAAGGCCAGACTAATTTGTTTAAAACACATCCCCCCGCCTtaaaagccacacacacacacacacacacacacacacacacacacacacacacacacacatttggtcTGCTTTTTCAGAAGGATGGAACTCATTTCAAAATATCAAAtatggccgaaaccagtttggctcagtggatagagcatcggcttgcagactgaaaggtcccaggttcgattccagtcaagggcatgtacctgggttgtgggcacatccccagaaggagatgtgcaggaggcagctgatcgatgtttctctctcatcgatgtttctaacactctctctctctcccttcctctctgtaaaatatcaataaaatatatttttttaaaaaaatatcaaatatggATTCACTTGCCCAACTTATAAATTTTCACCTTAACTTTATAAATTAAGATTGACGTAGTTCACATAAACTTGTGATGTTAGAAAAAGCTAGCCTACAAAACAGATTATGTATCCACTGACATTATTTCCAtacaataaattttatattgtGTTCAATCAACACTACTAGGAAATAATGAAttgataaaaaatgaaataagtgaaATGTTATATACATAGATTCTTGTTCTAGGCCTAGCACAGGTAATTCACACAAGTCAGTCTTCTGGCTAATACATTTAGAGTACTCATGGTTGCTGTATAAGTTAAGCACTGACTTAAAAtcactaaagaaaacaaaaaatgcctTTCCATACTGCGTTTTAAACTCTCACAAAATATGGGATCCTACACCTCAATTTGAAAGTTTTATGTTTAATATGTTCTATTGCTTGAGTATTTTCTACAATATTGACAATATCAAGACTGAATAGCTGTTTTTGACCTAAAATTTTCCAGCTTTGAAATTAAATCTACATAATTTTTTCCAAGTTTATGAACAATGACTTCTCTAATGAtttagatacttttaaaatatgacagTAATACATTATTTTAAGTTCATTAAATTCTTAATGTTACTGGTGTGggggatggtggggggtgggCCGAGAATAAAGAAGAGAATAGAATGACTATTTTATACTCTCTAAAGAGAGTGGTTCTTGCTTGGCCTGTATTTTTTGGCTCTCTCCCTCTTTGGTCCTTCAATGGGAAGGAACAAATCCCCCCACCAACCCTATCTCACACTACCGAGTCCAGAACTGAACTAGTATTAAACAAAAAGCATACCTGGCTCTGACACCTCTGTTTTCGGGGTAGTTATTTTGTCCTCTCTTGAAATgctcatttctgtcatttgctgAGTTACAGGCAAGGCAGCCACAGGCACATTTCTATTTGAGTTcaagcaaacatttttaaagatgttaaGGGTACTTCTTCGTGAGGTAAGTTGTCAGTTCAACttcaaattatatattatttccaaCATATTCAAATGGAGCTaaataatctaaaattttaaaatactggatGCTCAGCAAAAATGGTTGAGAATAAAGCAAGCAATTTGATAAATAGCTCATTTCAAGGCTGCATATCTGTATAAGTCACAATGTTTTATTTTAGTCAACTAAGAATTTTTAGCTGTGCCTGTAATCTGTTTAAGGGCAAAAGGGGGCAGTTTTGCCAAAATGCCTTGTGTGGCATTACACTAGTCTGCAGAGCCTCACGCCTACAACTTCTAAACCTCAATTACAAGGAAATAAAAGCACAGCATTCTCAACACAGCATCCTTGGTGGTGGTATAGAGTGCGTTATAATATACATCTTTACTCAATGACCTACAACAAGATCATACATTAAGAGATTTTGAAATCCCTGACTGTGCAACAGATGCAAAGCCAAGGGCATTTGATATATTAATATCCTTATATATGAACACATAATTATAATTGTATGGATAGCACAGATATCTTCATTTCCTCCTATTACCATAAAAACTCTGAAATGCTCAATCTTACCTTGATTTTTCAGATGTGCTGCCAGCAGCACCTTCACAGTTGTTTAAACTAGTGTCTGCTCTTTGCACAGATGCAGAATCTGAGGTAGGACTGTTGGAACCACTAGCTgtccctatttaaaaaaaagaatttgtaagAAACAAAGCAATACTATACTCAGTATCAAGACTATTAATAAGTAACAAATACTTGCATTTAATTAAGTTAGTGATTTAAGCATTTTCATTGTGCTGCAGATTCCTACACTTGAgtatccaaaaaatatattaaaaagccacATCCAGTGAATACAAGTATGAAACAAAATctcaaaaaggaaaatgaaaaagctAGTCAAGATGCTTGTTGACAGTCACTCATTCCTGATGTAGTTATACCAAGTACTTGGgctgttgttttaatttcaagCTTTTCTCAGGTCTTCTCTCTTTGGGCTTTCAGCACTGATTCTTGGTCTTAAGCCCCAATTCTTGGCTCTATGTTTTCTGTTCACCaattcttcaaatgggtttttcCTTGGAAACAACTTACCCATTGGGCTCATTCTGCCACTATTCTGCTGCCTCTGAAGATGCTCTTTGTAGCAAACAGAACACATTCCATTTGTCCTAGGATTCCCATAAAAGCCACATCCTGTACTACACAGCATGGGCCCTGGGGTCTGGTTAGTCTCCTGAGCCATATTTTTCtgctataaagaaaacaaaaacaaaattttagaaactagcatttaaccaaaataaaatcaCTAAGTTAGTATATGATGGCCCCTAGTTTTTCTAAACATCAAGTCTATTTCTGTCTATTtaattccaaattaaaaaaagtagGGCAAGAAAAGTATGAATATTTTGCTGCCTTTATAAAACAAAAGGCATGAAAGGAATTGTTTTATAATAAAGCTTAATAAATAATGACCTATAATGACTTCACATATAATGGTAGGGCAAAAAGAGTCtacatttaaacattaaaatgctATTATTTCACTTTTTCAATTTCGGAAAAGGTTACTCTGCCTGATACCACAACTACACTTAAATCAATTTAGGCAACTGATATCCAAGTTCCTTTCTGCTCTCCTGCACAttggttaaaaatatttcaaatgaaacTTGCAAATGGGAAAAGCCTACAATCTTAATTATTGACACTTGAGATCTACTAGTGGTTCTCATCTGAACATACTTGGTGGGCCCAACTATTAATCCAACAATTCTGCTACAGGGCTGACTGTAGTCAACTAGTAATTAAACAATTCTGCCGACTGAAATGAGAGCTGGTAGATGACCTAGCCTTTCCTGTTACCTTGGAATCAACAAGTGAAGCTCTTAAGAATTCAGGGGGTCAGCTGCTTATGCTTTTTATGTTCTACATCCGAGGTGTGAAATCTGGGTCTGAGTACTTTTAAAGTCAGTGCCTAGAAATCTGCAATGCTCAAATGATCAGCCATAGATTTCTCAGGCAAAGACTAGCTCTTGAAACTTAACAAGTGCCTGTCTTCTTCATACCAGAAAATGAAATCTTTTCAAGCTCAATTCAATAAGGCAAAGAAAGTAAAGCAATATAAACACACAACCTTTAGTAATAGTTAATGCTAGGTTACCAGAAAAAACTTTATACAGAAAGCACACTCTTGCTTTTGCACAAGTCTTATTAAAATTagcacaaatatataaaaaaattaaaaattagcacAAATATTTTGCCATATTTAGTGAATTTTCCTGAgttaagagaaaaacacacactatTAATATGTATGAATGTACAAAGCAtacttaacattttataaaaaaaaaaaacaacccaccacAGATCATTTACTCTAACTTGTCACTCATTTAAATGTACCTTACTGTTGATAATAAGATCACTTATGATTTATTAAGTTACGAACATTTCAAATAAGTGCAGGAAAGTACTTCAAGTTATAGCTTGCCATCTTCTGGAATTTTATATGGCTTTTTCCAACTACCACTTCTAGAATAAACTCTTTAGGGAAATATTACAAACAATGTCTTAATTATTAGCaatttttattaacaaaattatttttaaaaagggtggaAGAGGAATAAAATTCTCTGACCTGGCTGAAACCTGACAATTATACCCCTAGTTAAATAATAGTAACCTTTACTTTTGTTAGCAAAAAGACACCATTTTcaaccttaaaaatatttcaagccAATCAAGCTTGTATGGAGAGTGACCAAGATCCTCAATTTACTTCAGACAACAGTATTAATTTAGGTGACACTGCCTCTTTAAATAGTAAGTGGAATTTAGCTGACTCATTTTGGAGCAGAGTAGTGTAAACATTTCAAAATCCCTTATGAAGTTTAATAAACACTTtcagttgtgtttgtttttttttgagcatATGTGCAAAAAATGCTTCAACtaataaattatgtatttatttgcatGCCCTCTACCCAAAATGTATGAAGCTTTATCCTAAAAAAACAAGTTGGGCCATTCCTTGAACCCAGTTTAAGAATTATGCTAGCTCACTTTCTATACAAACTTGCAGTGTCATCTGATAGTGGCTTTAAAAGCAAATAGGCCTAAATTTGAGCCAACAAACATTAATATTTGTCAATCTgattcttaaaatcttttttatgtaaataaaatggGGGGGGAGAATCTCATCCAATGATTTCATCCACTTAGACATGCAAAGTATTCCACCTCTCCTTCAGAAAGCACAAAACACATCTACCTTCAATTCACTATAGTCTTCAACTCTGAGACAACAGGGTATGTCTTCTAGATGGCTTCTCATCTTGTAGACTATTTCCCCCTAGAAAGCCAGCTTTTAAATGCCATCACATGTGCACAGCTTGCCTTAATATTTCTCAGGAGCTTAGATCACATGGGCGGCGCTTCAGCCTGTCACAAGGCTGCAATGTGACAGGCTGAGCTGGATGGAGGATCTCACATAAAGCCTAGTCAACAGGGGCCTCTGAAATCAGCTTCTATTTATATCCCAGAGCCTGCCAACTCCTACACAACCCCAAAACCTAAGGATGCAGCCTTCACACATCtaatataataagaaaacaaaacaaaaagatcccATTTAGGCTGCTATAGTTTTTCTCTAATATAGGGAGGGTTAGCGAACAATCTCAAATTCAATCTAGAAGATGCAAGCAGGCATCATTAATCACTCTGAAGCCAAAATGGTCAGGGTTGTTTATAAAAACCAagcacagtggagagagcatcaagGCAGAAAGAATACTTATgtttaatggtatttttttttgggggggggagtagggggaGTGCCATAAGGTACTATGGTTTCCTCCTACTTGgcaatgttttagaaaaatacagtACCACTACTTAGTACCTTTAAAGTTGATAGAAACTTGAGCATTATGCATCAGCTCTATCACGTAtaagtgaaatttatttttcttgttttggctTCTAATCCATAGCTTCAAAAAACTAACAAAACTCCAAAACCTGGCACGCAACTGAAACTCTCCAGCctcaaatgtaattaaaaaaaacaaaacacaaaacaaaaaccaaaaaactgcaAGAAATCTATAGAATTTAGACACGGTACAAGATGTTAAGAATGCCCACTCACCTGAAGTTGATACCAGAGTTCTAGCCTCTATTCAACTTCTAACTAAgccagtgaccttgggcaagtcctcaCTTTCCCTATCTCAGTTTCCTTTTTATCAAATGCAGTACATTAGTGTGATTTTAAAAGGCTCCTTTCCAAGCTTAATACCGGGCctcagagacagaaaataaggGAAAACTACGAACAAATCCCTTTCCAGggccatttaaagaaaaaactttCAGGATAAAATTGCAGTGCTTTCCCTAGTGAAGTTCTAaaatcctactttttaaaaatgaagtttcagattattattttttggtagATTACCCGAATGCCTGGTTTAAGAACAGGGGCTCTGTGACCTATATTACTTTGCACTTCTATGTCCTTAGACCAGATTCTTAGGAGGCATTCCATCAGTAAAAAGATAACCCGGGCCTTTCCCCAAAACACAACTCCACGGAGAAGGGAGCAGTCACCAGCCTAAATGCACGAAACAAAGGGGAAGGTGCTCCATTTCCTTCATGAAAAGGGATCCTGGGCGAGAAATGCCAGCGACGCTGGGAAAACTACAGCCCAAGGACAgggaggccccctcccccacgtTCCAGCGGGTTTCCGAGCAAGTTGGGGTCCCACGGGCCTCGCACCCTCGGCCAAGCTCAGGCCTCGCTCAGGAAAAGCCCAACGGGGCCTTCTCCAAAAACTACTGAGTCATGCACAACGGCAGCTCCGCAGGACCGGCCGGCCCCTCGCCCGGCGGGCCCCCACCGACCCCGGCCTCCAACGGCTCCCCCGAGGCGGCGGCGGAGCTGGGGGGCGCGGCGAGCGGGAGCCCGGGGTGCGGCGAGCGGGGGGCGCGGCCGCCGCCACCGCCTTTGTCTCTCCGGGTCCATGTCTGCCCACGTCGGGCGCCGCCGGCGAGGACGGCCGGGACTCTCGCGAGGGGAGGCCCGGAGGCCAGAGCCCCCACCCCGGAGGCCGCACGCCGGGTATTGTCCCCGACTGTGCGTGGTGCGAGCGAGCCGGGGGCGCAGGGAGTCCAGCCTCCGGCCACGACGACAGGATGACGCCTCCGTCTTTGTGTTTCCTGAGCTGGCCGGCGGGCTCCGCTCCCCTCCCCGGGACGCCGCCATCCGCGACCCGCTCAGGCCCCGCCGGAgggccagggccccaggcccACCCCGGACGGCACGCGCCGCCGGGCGCCCTCCCCCTGCGCCCCACACTCACCCTGcgcgagcaggaggcaggagccgGGCCTGCGCGCGACGCCGGCGCAGTGGGCCCGGGCCGAAGCCTGAGACGGGCGAGCCGGGCGCCCTGGAGCCGCTGCCGCGGGCCGGGAGCGGGTAGGAGCCGCGGGCGGGGGTGGCGCTGGCGCTGCCGCCGCGGCGGGGGCCTTCTTTTGTTCCAGCAGGAGCCCCGAGCGTGGCCGGGACGCGGCGGAGCTcgggaagtgggaggagggaagcgagggggaggcagagggggaggcGGTGGGAGGACGGGAGGCTGCGGCGGCTAACGCTGCTCGCGGCGCTCGTCCGTCGTCTCCTCACGCCTCCGCCGGCGGCGGGTAGGGCCGATTCCGAGGGCGAGCGGGGCGGGCGCCGCGAGGACTGGGCGCCGCGAAGACCCGCCGATGGTGTTCTCCGTCGCTGGTGCTACCGCCGATGAGGCCGTGGCTCCCGGGGGCGAGCGAGCCCGACTACATGCAGACAGGTCCGCGGTCCGGCCGACTGACGCTTCCTCTCCGCCCCGCGCCCGGGCCgtgagggaaagagggagggaggggcggggcctgtgcgTCAGCGAAAACCCCGACGGCGGCGCTGGGGAGCGTGATGACGTAGCCGCCCGACGCCCCGCCCACCCGCTCctcggggcggggcggagcctgACGGCGCGGCTGTGGCGCGGGGCCGAGTCACCGGCGCGGCCGGCCCCAGGGTGGAGCTGGAAAGAGCGCGTCCTACCGAGTATGTGGTTCTATTTTTAACCCGATTGTTCGCCCTCAGCCTCCCCCATCCCGAATTTCTCACTCGCGCCTACTTTTCGCCATCTGAGTTCTCACGCTTTTTCGCGAGCCCTTTCCTCCTTCACGGcaacggcccctcccccacccccaagaattACACGGATTCGCTTCGCGAAGAGGAAAAGGCACTGCTTTACAGACAGATTTGGGGTGTTTTCGCCCGTGCGTGAAGtctccgcccgccccgccccgttccctcccacccccgtggGTCCCAGAGTCCAGCGGCTCCAGCCTGATCCTGGCCCCGACGCCGCCGGCAAGGAGCTGGGCCGGCGGCGCTCGCTCAAGGTCAAGGTGGTTGTGCAGAGTCAGGGAACGCTCCGCCATCTAGCGCGGTGCCAGCCCGCCGCCCGCGCCTCTGTTCTGAACAAACTGTTTGGGCCAGCCTGTAAAATCCCTGGAAATGGGCTGTTCCAGCAGAGCGCCGCGAACTGGGGAAGGCACCGAATGTTCTGCCCAAGGAATGGAGTGAAGGGACAAACAAGCTAGACCCGGGGCAGAGACCAGAAAGGAGGAAACGCTGCAGGAGGAAGTTCAGGAGGGGAGAGGCGTGAAGCAGGCAGTTCCCCGATGAGGCACAGGGCCCAGCGAATTTGAAAGGGCGAGTTAACTCCGAGCGCTAGAACCTGTGCaaagcaccaccaccaccaacaaaagaCTCCCACTTCCAGCTGACCCCTCCAAGCGACCAAATGACTACGACAGATAGGACTTGTGATGTTGTCTAGTAACCGAGAGCGTAATGAAGGAACAGGAATGAGGTGTAGGGCTTCTATTAGCCCCCATTGAGATGCTCTGTGGATAAGAGCATCGGCCTcgcgggttggattctggtcaagggaacttACCGGTTGCATCTCGGTGCACTGCACGCGGGATGCTGTCGGTGTGAGATCGATGTTCCTctgtgcctctcctcctcctttctgtgtttctctcag contains:
- the ZFAND5 gene encoding AN1-type zinc finger protein 5, with the translated sequence MAQETNQTPGPMLCSTGCGFYGNPRTNGMCSVCYKEHLQRQQNSGRMSPMGTASGSNSPTSDSASVQRADTSLNNCEGAAGSTSEKSRNVPVAALPVTQQMTEMSISREDKITTPKTEVSEPVVTQPSSSVSQPSTSQSEEKAPELPKPKKNRCFMCRKKVGLTGFDCRCGNLFCGLHRYSDKHNCPYDYKAEAAAKIRKENPVVVAEKIQRI